One segment of Chroicocephalus ridibundus chromosome 25, bChrRid1.1, whole genome shotgun sequence DNA contains the following:
- the LOC134507620 gene encoding olfactory receptor 14C36-like, which translates to DLGSISTTLPKAMANSLWDTRDISYAGCAAQLLFFIFFLAAEYCLLTIMAYDRYVAICKPLHYGTLLGSRACVHMAAAAWGSGFLYALLHTANTFSLPLCQGNALDKFFCEIPQILKLSCSDSYLREVGLLVVSVCLGFGCFVFIVLSYVQIFRAVLRIPSEQGRHKAFSTCLPHLAVVSLFLSTAMFAYLKPPSISSPVLDLVVAVLYSVVPPALNPLIY; encoded by the coding sequence gacctgggctccatctccaccactcttcccaaagccatggccaattccctctgggacaccagggacatctcctatgcaggatgtgctgcacagctcttgttcttcatcttctttcttgcagcagagtattgtcttctcaccattatggcctatgaccgctacgttgccatctgcaaacccctgcactacgggaccctcctgggcagcagagcttgtgtccacatggcagcagctgcctggggcagtgggtttctctatgctctcctgcacacggccaatacattttccctgcccctctgccagggcaatgccctggacaagttcttctgtgaaatcccccagatcctcaagctctcctgctcagactcctacctcagggaagttgggcttcttgtggtcagtgtctgtttaggctttggttgttttgtgttcatcgtgctgtcctacgtgcagatcttcagggccgtgctgaggatcccctctgagcagggacggcacaaagccttttccacgtgcctccctcacctggccgtggtctccctgtttctcagcactgccatgtttgcctacctcaagcccccctccatctcctccccagttctcgacctggtggtggctgtgctgtactcggtggtgcctccagcactgaaccccctcatctac
- the LOC134527008 gene encoding olfactory receptor 14J1-like gives MSNSSSITQFLLLAFADTRELQLLHFGLFLGIYLAALLANGLIITTITCDHHLHTPMYFFLLNLSLLDLGSISTTLPKSMANSLLGTKAISYTGCVAQVFFFFLCAVAEFYLLTVMSYDRFVAICKPLHYGTLLGSRACVHMAAAAWGSGFLHALLHTANTFSLPLCQGNALDQFFCEIPQILKLSCSHSDSLREVGLLILGCFLTFVCFVFIVLSYVQIFRAVLRIPSEQGRHKAFSTCLPHLAVVSLFLSTAVFAYLKPPSISSPVLDLVVAVLYSVVPPAVNPLIYSMRNQELKDALWKLMNR, from the coding sequence atgtccaacagcagctccatcacccagttcctcctcctggcgttcgcagacacacgggagctgcagctcttgcacttcgggctcttcctgggcatctacctggctgccctcctggccaatggcctcatcatcaccaccatcacctgtgaccaccacctccacacccccatgtacttcttcctcctcaacctctccctcctcgacctgggctccatctctactactcttcccaaatccatggccaattccctcttgGGTACCAAGGCCATTTCCTACACAGGATGTGttgcacaagtcttttttttctttttatgtgctgtagcagagttttatcttctcaccgtcatgtcctatgaccgcttcgttgccatctgcaaacccctgcactacgggaccctcctgggcagcagagcttgtgtccacatggcagcagctgcctggggcagtgggtttctccatgctctcctgcacacggccaatacattttccctgcccctctgccagggcaatgccctggaccagttcttctgtgaaatcccccagatcctcaagctctcctgctcacactcagactccctcagggaagttgggcttcttatCTTAGgttgttttttaacttttgtgtgttttgtgttcatcgtgctgtcctatgtgcagatcttcagggccgtgctgaggatcccctctgagcagggacggcacaaagccttttccacgtgcctccctcacctggccgtggtctccctgtttctcagcactgccgtgtttgcctacctgaagcccccctccatctcctccccagttctcgacctggtggtggctgtgctgtactcagtggtgcctccagcagtgaaccccctcatctacagcatgaggaaccaggagctcaaggatgccctctgGAAATTGATGAACAGATGA